The Streptomyces cyaneogriseus subsp. noncyanogenus region CGTCGACCACCAGTTCGTTCTTGCCCGGCCAGCGGCGATACAGCGTCGTCTTGGCAACCCCGGCGCGCGCGGCGACGTCTCCCAGGGTGAGCTTGGACCAGCCCAGCTCGACCAGGGCCGCCCGCGTCGCCGCCAGGATCGCGGTGTCGGCCGCGGCGCTGCGCGGGCGCCCGGCACGGCCGGCGCGGCCGGTGGGGGAGCGGGACTGCATCCCACGACCATAACGGGCGCGCCCCGTGCGGCCGTGAGGGAGATCACCGGGGCGCGATACCGCGCGGGGCCCTTCCGGTATTACGCTACGTCTCGTAGCGAAAGCTGCCGTGAGCGACGCGTCCGTCCGACGGGCGCCTCCGCGAGCGACGACCACGGGCGTGGGGTGGGGACCCGGCGCCGAAGGACCCTCAGGGGTCCTGCTTTCACAACGTTTTTCACAGACGCGGCCGGACGGGGGAGGATAGACGCATGCAGCCACGGAACATGTCCATGAGCGGAGTCGTCGACCTCGCCGCGGTGAAGGCGGCCCAGGAGGCCAAGGCGAAGGCGGAGCAGGCGCGCGCCCAAGCGGCCCGGCAGGGCGGCGGCACGGGAGCAGTCTCCCCGGCCGATCTCGTCATCGACGTCGACGAGGCCGGGTTCGAGAGCGACGTCCTCCAGCGGTCCACCGAGGTCCCGGTCGTCATCGACTTCTGGGCCGAGTGGTGCCAGCCCTGCAAGCAGCTCAGCCCCGTGCTGGAGCGGCTCGCCGTCGAGTACAACGGGCGCTTCCTCCTCGCCAAGATCGACGTCGACGCCAACCAGCTGCTGATGCAGCAGTTCGGTGTCCAGGGAATCCCGGCCGTGTTCGCGGTGGTCGCCGGCCAGGCGCTGCCGCTCTTCCAGGGCGCCGCCGGCGAGGCACAGATCCGGCAGACCCTGGACCAGCTGGTGCAGGTCGCCGAGGAGCGCTTCGGCCTGACCGGCCTCACCGTCGACCCGGAGGCCGAGCCGGGCGGTGGCCCGGCCGCGCCCGCGCGTCCCGCCGGTCCGCACGACGCCGTCCTGGAGGCCGCCGTGCGGGCGCTGGACGCGGGCGACCTGGGCGGCGCCATCCAGGCGTACAAGAACGTGCTGAGCGACGACCCGGGCAACATGGAGGCCAAGCTGGGCCTCGCCCAGGCCGAGTTGCTCCAGCGGGTGCAGGGCCTGGACCCGCAGGTGGTGCGCAAGGAGGCGGCCGAGAAGCCCGGCGACGTGCAGGCGCAGACCGCCGCCGCCGACCTCGACCTCGCGGGCGGGCACGTGGAGGATGCCTTCGGGCGCCTCATCGAGACGGTGCAGCGCACCGCCGGCGACGACCGGAACGCCGTACGCGTACGGCTCCTGGAGCTGTTCGAGGTCGTCGGCGCCGAGGATCCGCGGGTGATCGCGGCGCGCAGGGCGCTGGCGCGCGCCCTTTTCTGAGCGGGTCGCGAGCCCTCTTCGGTGGGCTCGCTCCCACGTCACCCGGGCGTGTGATCCCTGGGTGACCATGGTGTCATGGAGTACCGGTGCGGCCGCGCTTTGCCAAATCTTGGCAATCGCGGCCGCTGTTACTGCCAGTAAGTCGGTGGCGGTGTTCTGTCGGATTCCGTCCGGTACTCGGTGAATTGTCCTGCCGTCAGGTGACACCCTGCGTCGCCGGGTGAGACCTGTGTGTCGTACATCGGTTATCCGGCCGTTACTAGCCAGTAACGAACCCCCTTGTGCCTGCGGCGAGAATGCACAACGATCGGCGACGCTCGGTCCATTCCCGTTCCCCGACAGCCAATCGGGTCGCGGGCTTCCTGGGTCCCCACCGAGCAGGGTCGGCGGCAGTGGCGCCGGCTCTTGGGCAGGGGGGTCTTCGCTCACCCGGCGAAGCCTGTCCAGCAAGGTTGTGCGTGATGCGTGTCAGGCGCGACCAGTGGTTGTCGCTCGGGGGTGATCGCCGGTGATTCGGGCGCGTTGTGCGCGCCGCCGAGCGCGGGCGCTCCCCTTCCCGAGGACGTAGCACTTCTCCCATCCCTGCCCGGCCGAGTCGCCGACTGGGGGCCGACCGGGGCCAGGAGATGTACGTCCGAGAAGGAGGAAATATGGAGTCCCAGGTGCGTGGCGGGACCAGATGGAAGCGGTTCGCGGTGGTGATGGTGCCCAGCGTGGCCGCCACGGCCGTGATAGGCGTCGCCCTGGCGCAGGGCGCTCTCGCCGCGTCGTTCAGCGTGTCGGGGCAGTCGTTCAAGGTGACGGCCAAGGCGCTCTACGGTGAGGGCTTTTCGCAGTACGGAGCTGTCGACGAGGGCTACACCCTCACCGGTGAGAAGGTCGCCCACCCCGTGGCGGTTTCCGCGTTCGAAACCGCTCGTATCGAGAAGATGTGCCAGTCGGTTGTCACGCCGAAGGTTCCGTTCATCGGCAATGTCACCCTGCGGCTGACGGCGGGTGACAGCCCCGACGAGAAGCGGCAGGTCCACGCCGAAAACCTCTACATCGACGTCGAGAACCTCGAGGCGGATGCCACCTTCGAGGATATCGACATCGGTGTTGCGGCCGGTGACATGAAGAACGGCCCCGGCCCCGGCATGAAGAGCGACGAAATCACGAAGGGCCGGGCCAACCCGTACGGCTTCGGCCAGCAGGCCAGGCGGGCCACGCTGACCGACGTGAAGCAGACGGCGTGGGCGACCACCGCCGGAACCTTCAAGCTCAGCGGCTTGAAGATGTCCCTGTCCCAGGGCATCAACGAGTGCTACTGAGCACGTGCTGACGGGCGGGGGAGCCGGTGGCACCCCCGCCCGTCCACACTCCTGCTGCGCCTTCACGCGCGGCCCACATCACCACCACAGCAAAGCGGTACCAGGGAGCTGTTTTCCATGAGCGCCGAGACCTCTGTCACCTCCGGCCAGTTCGACCGCCGGAGGCAGCAGTTCCGCGCCTGGCGGGGTACGCGGCCGTTCTGGGCCGGCCTGCTCGTCCTGCTCGGTGGCCTTCCGATCATGTACTTCCCGTACGCGAACCTGCAGATCGGTCACCTCACGCTGGCGATGGCCACCACCGCGGGTGCTGGGTCTCTGATCATCGGAGTGCTGCTGGTCGTCCTGGGCGTCAGCCTCTGGGTCCAAAAGCACATCCGGGTCTTCGCCGGCGTCGCGGCGATCCTGCTGGGGTTGGTCTCCATCCCGGTCGCCAACTTCGGTGGCTTCATCATCGGCTTCCTGTTCGCGCTCATCGGTGGGTCGATGGCTGTGGCGTGGGCGCCGGGTGTTCCGTCCGAGCCGCAACCGGCACAGGAGACCGGGCAGGCGGGCGCCCCCGACTGGGCCGTCCCAGGCGCCACGTCGGCGCCCGGCGGCACGGCTCACCAGTCGCAGGACGGGACGGGCGAGTCGAACGATCTGTCAGAAACGAGCCCGGCCAACGGAGCGAACGGGAGGCACAGTGCCGACTGACGAGGTGGCCCACGGCGGGGACGCAGAGCTGTCCCGTCCGAGAACCGGACCGCGCCACGCACTACCCAAGAAGCCGTTGCTCACCAGATTCCACATGCCGGCCGGAAAGGCGATAGCCCTGGCGGCGATGCCCACGGCGGTGCTCATGGGGATGGGGTTCACGCCGACGCTGGCCCTCGCCGACAGCCCCTCGCCGTCGGCCTCGAACAGCCTGACGGCCGAAGAGTACGAAGCCTGTGTGGCCGCCCTGGAGAAGGGCGGCAAGCAGGACGGCCCGACGGACCCGGCCCCCTCGCCCTCCGCCTCCGCGTCGGCGACCGAAGACGCGGGGGACGGCCGGGGCGACGGTGGCGCGCGGCCGGCTCCTTCGTCCTCCGGCGCCACGGGCGCCGGTCCGTCCGCCTCGCCCTCGTCCCAGGTCTCTTCGCCGGATTCAGGTTCCGACGACGAGACCGGCGAGAGCGGTGCGGGCGCCCCCGCCGGCCAGGACTCCCGCGCGGTCCCGGCCTCGTCGTCGCCGTCTCCGTCGCCGTCGCCGTCGCAGGACGGCGTTGGCGGCCTGCTGGAGGACATCGGCGCCAGGATCGAGGACCTCGTCCCCGGCGGTGCGTCGTCGCCGAGCCCCGGCCCGGCACCGGCCGCCTCGGCATCCGCCTCCGGCGGTGCGCCGAAGGACCCGACCGCAGCGGCCGGGGACGGCGCCGCAGGGGACCCGGAGAAGGACGCGCCGGACCCGGACCCGAGCGCCCCCGCCGGCGGTGCGCGGAACGGCGGCGCCGCGACCGGAGCCGCCGGGGAAACCGGACGGGCCGAGGACGAGGAGACCGAGGAGACCGGAAAGGCGGACCCGGCGACCACCTCGCCCGGCCCCGATCCGTCGGCGAGTGCCTCCGCGGACCCCGAGGACTGCCCGATCGCCACCGACGCCGAAGGCGGTGTCGACAACGCCCTGCTGCTGCCGGACGATCCGTGGTACCTGGAGGCCAGCTCGCTGACGCTCAAGGGCGCCGACTACCAGGGCATCGTCGAGGTGAAGACGGCGAACGGCACGACCAAGAGGGTGCTGAAGTACGTCATCTCCGACGGCACCGACATCGGCGACCTGCACCAGATCGTCAAGGACCGGGGCAGCGGCAAGACCTACCACGTGCAGGCGGCCAAGGGCTCCACGTCCACCATCCGCGACGGCAAGACGATCATGTACACGGAGAGCATCTCCGGGAACCTGCTCGGCCTGATCCCGGTCACCTTCGACCCCGAGCACCCGCCGCCGCTGAACATCCCGCTGATCTACTTCACCAACGTCAAGGTCACCCAGGCCGGCCAGTTCGGCGGCACCCTGACCATCCCGGGACTGCACCAGACCATCACCGACTGACCGTCCCGCGAACCCGCCGCCCCCACAGACCCGTTCGGGAGCCGCACAACGCCGAGGGCGCCCCCCGCCGATCGCGGGGGGCGCCCTCGGTGCCGTGAGCGGGCCGCGGACGTCAGTTGCCGCGGGTGCCCTCGCCCAGGTGGTGGACGCGGACCATGTTGGTGGTGCCGGGCACGCCGGGCGGGGAGCCGGCCGTGATCACGACGACGTCGCCCTCGGTGAACCGGCCGAGCTTGACCATCTCCTGGTCCACCAGGTCGACCATCTCGTCGGTGCTGTTGACGAACGGCACGACGTGCGGCTCCACGCCCCAGCTCAGGGTGAGCTGGTTGCGGGTGGACTCGTCGGTGGTGAAGGCCACGATGGGCTGGGCGGCGCGGTAGCGGCACAGGCGGCGGGCGGTGTCACCGGACTGGGTGAAGGCCACCAGGCCCTTGCCGCCGAGGAAGTCGGCGATCTCGCATGCCGCGCGGGCGACCGAACCGCCCTGCGTGCGCGGCTTCTTGCCGGGCACCAGCGGCTGGAGGCCCTTGGAGAGCAGCTCCTGCTCGGCCGCGGCGACGATCTTCGACATCGTCTTGACCGTCTCGATCGGGTACGCGCCCACGCTGGACTCGGCCGACAGCATGACCGCGTCGGCGCCGTCCAGGATCGCGTTGGCGACGTCGGACGCCTCGGCGCGGGTCGGCCGCGAGTTGGTGATCATCGACTCCATCATCTGGGTCGCGACGATCACCGGCTTGGCGTTGCGCCGGCACAGCTCGATCAGGCGCTTCTGCACCATGGGGACCTTCTCGAGCGGGTACTCGACGGCCAGGTCGCCGCGGGCGACCATCACACCGTCGAACGCCATCACGACGTCCTCCATGTTCTCCACCGCCTGCGGCTTCTCCACCTTGGCGATGACCGGGACGCGGCGGCCCTCCTCGTCCATGACGCGGTGCACGTCCTGGATGTCCTTGGCGTCGCGGACGAAGGACAGGGCGACCAGGTCGCAGCCCATGCGCAGCGCGAAGCGGAGGTCCTCGACGTCCTTGTCGGACAGGGCGGGGACGTTGACGGCCGCGCCGGGCAGGTTGATGCCCTTGTGGTCGGAGATGACGCCGCCCTCGATGACGATCGTCCTCACCTGGTGGCCCACGACCTCGGTGACCTTCAGCTCGACGTTGCCGTCGTTGATGAGGATCTGGTCGCCCTTGGCCACGTCGCCGGGCAGGCCCTTGTAGGTGGTGCCGCAGATCGTCTTGTCACCCGGCACGTCCTCGGTGGTGATGGTGAACTCGTCACCGCGCACCAGCTCCACCGGGCCCTCGGCGAAGGTCTCCAGCCGGATCTTGGGGCCCTGGAGGTCGGCGAGGACGCCGACGGCACGGCCGGCTTCCTCGGCGGCGGCACGGAGGCGGTCGTACCGCCCCTGGTGCTCGGCGTGGGAGCCGTGGCTGAAGTTGAAGCGGGCCACGTTCATGCCCGCCTCTATCAGCGCGACGAGCTGTTCGTGGGAGTCGACCGCAGGGCCGAGAGTACAGACGATTTTCGAACGGCGCATGGGGCGATCCTATCGGTTTGTTTCGCTGCGGAATATTCCGTCTGGCGGAAGATACAAATGGGCGCGTGGGTGCTCACCCGTGAATTCCTCTGCCTCCTCAGCTCTTCTTTCCGACCAGCGCGTAGGTCTGCGTCGCGATCTCCAATTCCTCGTCGGTCGGCACCACGGCGACCGCCACCCGCGCGTACTCGGGCGAGATCAGCCGCGGCTCGTCGGCGCGTACGGCGTTCAGCTCGCCGTCGACCGCCAGGCCCAGCTCCTCCAGGCCCGCCACGGCGGCCTCCCGCACCGGCGCCGCGTTCTCGCCGACGCCGGCCGTGAAGGCGACCGCGTCCACCCGCCCGAGTACGGCGTAATAGGCGCCGATGTACTTCTTCAGACGGTGAATGTAGATGTCGAAGGCGAGTTGCGCCCGTTCGTCACCCTCGTCGATACGGCGGTGGATCTCCCGCATGTCGTTGTCCCCGCACAGGCCGATCAGACCGCTCTTCTTGTTGAGAAGCGCGTCGATCTCGTCGGCGGACATTCCGCCGACACGCATCAAATGGAAGATGACGGCCGGGTCCATGTCGCCGGACCGCGTACCCATGACCAGGCCCTCCAAGGGGGTGAGCCCCATGGAGGTGTCCACGCACCTGCCGCCCCGCACGGCGGAGGCGGAGGCCCCGTTGCCCAGGTGCAGCACGATCACGTTGACCTCGGACGGGTCCTTGCCGAGCAGCTTCGCCGTGGCCCGGGAGACATAGGCGTGCGAGGTGCCGTGGAAGCCGTAGCGGCGGATGCGGTGCGCGTCGGCGGTCTCGACGTCGATCGCGTAGCGGGCGGCCGCCTCCGGCATCGTCGTGTGGAAGGCGGTGTCGAAGACGGCGACCTGCGGCAGGTCGGGGCGCAGGGCCCGGGCGGTGCGGATGCCGGTGAGGTTGGCCGGGTTGTGCAGCGGGGCGACCGGGATGAGCCGCTCGATCTCGGCGAGGACGGTGTCGTCGATGACGGTGGGCGCGGTGAAGTGCTTCCCGCCGTGCACCACCCGGTGCCCGATGGCGGCCAGCTCGGGGGAGTCCAGCCCCAGCCCGTCGGCGGCCAGTTCCTCGGCGACCGCCTTCAGGGCGGCCTCGTGATCGGCTATCGGACCGGTCCGCTCCCGGCTCTCGCCGCCGATGTGCAGCGGGGTGTGCTTGAGCCGGGAGGTCTGCTCGCCGATCCGCTCGACGAGGCCCGCCGCCAGCCGGCGCTCGTCGCGCATGTCGAGGAGCTGGTACTTCACCGACGAGGAGCCGGAGTTGAGGACCAGGACCCGGGAGGCGGGGGCGGGAGAGGGGTGGGTGGAGCTCACTGGGCGGACGCCTTCTCGCTGGGGGACTGCTGGGCGGGGGCCTGCTGGGCCTGGATCGCCGTGATGGCGACGGTGTTGACGATGTCCTGGACGAGGGCGCCCCGGGACAGGTCGTTGACCGGCTTGCGCAGGCCCTGAAGGACCGGGCCGACGGCGATGGCGCCGGCCGAGCGCTGCACGGCCTTGTAGGTGTTGTTGCCGGTGTTGAGGTCGGGGAAGACCAGCACGGTGGCCTGCCCGGCCACCTCCGAGCCGGGCAGCTTGGTAGCGGCGACCGTGGGCTCGACGGCCGCGTCGTACTGGATCGGGCCCTCGATCTTCAGGTCGGGCCGGCGCGCGCGGACGATCTCGGTCGCCTCGCGCACCTTGTCCACGTCCGCTCCGGAGCCGGAGGTGCCGGTGGAGTACGACAGCATCGCGATCCGCGGTTCCACGCCGAACTGCGCGGCGGTGGTGGCCGACTGGACGGCGATGTCGGCGAGCTGCTCGGCGTTCGGGGCCGGGTTCACGGCGCAGTCGCCGTAGACCAGCACCTTGTCGGCCAGGCACATGAAGAAGACGGAGGACACGATCGAGGCGTCCGGCCGGGTCTTGATGATCTCGAAGGCGGGCCGGATGGTGGCGGCCGTGGAGTGCACGGAGCCCGAGACCATGCCGTCGGCCAGGCCCTCCTGCACCATCAGGGTGCCGAAGTAGTTCACGTCGGAGACGACGTCGTAGGCCAGCTCCACGGTGACGCCCTTGTGGGCGCGCAGGGCGGCGTACCGCTCGGCGAAGCCGTCGCGCAGCTCCGCGGTGGCGGGGTCGATGAGCTGGGAGTCGCCGAGGTCGATGCCGAGGTCGGCGGCCTTCTTGCGGATCTGGTCGACCGGGCCGAGCAGGGTCAGGTCGCACACGCCCCGGCGCAGCAGCACCTCGGCGGCGTGCAGCACCCGCTCCTCGGTGCCCTCGGGCAGCACGACGCGGCGCTTGTCGGAGCGGGCCCGCTCCAGCAGCTTGTGCTCGAACATCATCGGGGTGACCCGGCCGCTGCTGGGCGCGGAGACCCGGCGGACGAGGTCGGCGGTGTCGGTGTACCGCTCGAACAGGCCGAGCGCGGTCTCCGCCTTGCGGGGCGTGGCCGCGTTCAGCTTGCCCTCCAGGGAGAACAGCCGCTCGGCGGTGGGGAAGCTGTTGCCGGGCACCGACAGCACCGGGGTGCCGGGGGCGAGGCGGGCGGCCAGGGTGAGGATGTCGTCGCCCGGGACCTCGTTCAGGGTGAGCAGCACACCGGCTATCGGCGGGGTGCCGGCGCTGTGCGCGGCGAGCGAGCCGACGACCAGGTCGGCGCGGTCGCCGGGGGTGACGACCAGGCAGCCGGGGGTCAGGGCGCCCAGGAAGTTCGGCAGCATCGCGCCGCCGAAGACGAAGTCCAGCGCGTCCCGGGCCAGGCCCGCGTCGTCGCCGAGGACGACCTTGGCGCCGAGGGTGTGGGCGATCTGCGCGACCGTCGGGGCGGACAGGGCCGGCTCGTCGGGCAGGACCCAGCACGGTACCGGCAGGCGGTCGGCGAGCTGCCCGGCGATCTCGTCCCGGTCCTCGCGCGCGACCCGGTTGGCGACCATGGCGAGGACGTCGCAGCCCAGCCCGTCGTAGGCGCGGAAGGCGTTGCGGGTCTCGGCGAGCACCGCCTCGGCGGCCTGCTTGCGCCCGCCGACGACCGGGATGACGGAGGCGCCGAACTCGTTGGCGAGCCGGGCGTTGAGCGACAGCTCGTCGGGGAGCTGGGTGTCGGCGAAGTCGGTGCCGAGGACGAGCACCACGTCGTAGTCGCGGGCGACCAGGTGGAAGCGGTCCACCAGGGCCGACACCAGCTCGTCCGTGCCCTGCTCGGCCTGGAGGGCGGAGGCGCGCTGGTAGTCCATGCCGTAGACGGTCGCCGGGTCCTGGGAGAGCCGGTAGCGGGCGCGCAGCAGCTCGAAGAGGCGGTCGGGCCCGTCATGGACGAGGGGACGGAACACGCCGACCCGGTCGACCTGCCGGGTGAGGAGTTCCATGACCCCCAGCTCGACGACCTGGCGGCCGTCGCCGCGGTCGATACCGGTCACGTACACGCTGCGCGTCACGCGTGTTCTCCGTTTCCTCGAGGGACACCCTGCGAGACGACATTGTCCGACGGGTACCGATTCGTGCACAAAAATCGCCCACCGAGGTGAGCGGAACCCTCTTGACAATACCTCTGTCGACAGATAAAGCGCCCGTCAGTGCCGAGCCCGTGGGAGCGAACGGTGGCACACCAGGGCGGATGGGCCGTAATCGGCACCGCCCCGGGGGACGTGAAAGAATCGGACCTGGCTCACCGGTATCAACAGCGAGCAGGAGACAGAGCACGATGCGTATCGGAGTCCTCACCGCAGGCGGCGACTGCCCCGGCCTGAACGCAGTGATCCGGTCGGTCGTGCACCGAGCGGTCGCCCAGTACGACGACGAGGTGATCGGTTTCGAGGACGGCTACGCCGGCCTGCTGGACGGCCGCTACCGCTCCCTCGACCTGAACGCGGTCAGCGGCATCCTCGCCCGCGGCGGCACCATACTCGGCTCCTCCCGCCTGGAGCGCGACCGGCTGCGCGAGGCGTGCGAGAACGCCGCCGACATCGCCCGCGACTTCGGCATCGACGCGCTGATCCCGATCGGCGGCGAGGGCACGCTGACCGCGGCCCGGATGCTGTCGGACGCGGGGCTGCCCGTGGTCGGCGTGCCCAAGACGATCGACAACGACATCTCCTCCACCGACCGCACCTTCGGCTTCGACACCGCCGTCGGCGTCGCCACGGAGGCCATGGACCGCCTGAAGACCACGGCCGAGTCGCACCAGCGGGTCATGGTCGTGGAGGTCATGGGGCGGCACGCGGGCTGGATCGCCCTGGAGTCCGGCATGGCGGCCGGCGCGCACGGCATCTGCCTGCCCGAGCGCCCCTTCGACCCCGCGGACCTGGTGAAGATGGTCGAGGAGCGCTTCGCCCGCGGCAAGAAGTTCGCGGTCATCTGCGTCGCCGAGGGCGCCCACCCCGCCGAGGGCACGATGGACTACGGCAAGGGCGCGATAGACCAGTACGGCCACGAGCGCTTCCAGGGCATCGGCACCGCCCTCGCCCATGAGCTGGAGCGCCGGCTCGGCAAGGAGGCCAAGCCGGTCATCCTCGGCCATGTGCAGCGCGGCGGCACGCCGACGGCGTACGACCGGGTCCTCGCCACGCGCTTCGGCTGGCACGCGGTGGAGGCCGCGCACCGGGGCGACTTCGGCAAGATGACCGCGCTGCGCGGCACCGATGTCGTGATGGTGCCGCTGGCGGAGGCGGTCACCGAGCTGAAGACCGTGCCGACGTACCGGATGGACGAGGCGGAGTCGGTCTTCTAGTTCCCGGCGCCCCACTCCTCGGCCGCCGTCCAGAAGTGCTCGGTGATCCGGTCGAGGAAGTCGCGGCCGGAGTCGCTGGAGCCGCTGCCG contains the following coding sequences:
- a CDS encoding tetratricopeptide repeat protein produces the protein MQPRNMSMSGVVDLAAVKAAQEAKAKAEQARAQAARQGGGTGAVSPADLVIDVDEAGFESDVLQRSTEVPVVIDFWAEWCQPCKQLSPVLERLAVEYNGRFLLAKIDVDANQLLMQQFGVQGIPAVFAVVAGQALPLFQGAAGEAQIRQTLDQLVQVAEERFGLTGLTVDPEAEPGGGPAAPARPAGPHDAVLEAAVRALDAGDLGGAIQAYKNVLSDDPGNMEAKLGLAQAELLQRVQGLDPQVVRKEAAEKPGDVQAQTAAADLDLAGGHVEDAFGRLIETVQRTAGDDRNAVRVRLLELFEVVGAEDPRVIAARRALARALF
- a CDS encoding DUF6230 family protein, translated to MESQVRGGTRWKRFAVVMVPSVAATAVIGVALAQGALAASFSVSGQSFKVTAKALYGEGFSQYGAVDEGYTLTGEKVAHPVAVSAFETARIEKMCQSVVTPKVPFIGNVTLRLTAGDSPDEKRQVHAENLYIDVENLEADATFEDIDIGVAAGDMKNGPGPGMKSDEITKGRANPYGFGQQARRATLTDVKQTAWATTAGTFKLSGLKMSLSQGINECY
- a CDS encoding DUF6114 domain-containing protein; amino-acid sequence: MSAETSVTSGQFDRRRQQFRAWRGTRPFWAGLLVLLGGLPIMYFPYANLQIGHLTLAMATTAGAGSLIIGVLLVVLGVSLWVQKHIRVFAGVAAILLGLVSIPVANFGGFIIGFLFALIGGSMAVAWAPGVPSEPQPAQETGQAGAPDWAVPGATSAPGGTAHQSQDGTGESNDLSETSPANGANGRHSAD
- the pyk gene encoding pyruvate kinase; the protein is MRRSKIVCTLGPAVDSHEQLVALIEAGMNVARFNFSHGSHAEHQGRYDRLRAAAEEAGRAVGVLADLQGPKIRLETFAEGPVELVRGDEFTITTEDVPGDKTICGTTYKGLPGDVAKGDQILINDGNVELKVTEVVGHQVRTIVIEGGVISDHKGINLPGAAVNVPALSDKDVEDLRFALRMGCDLVALSFVRDAKDIQDVHRVMDEEGRRVPVIAKVEKPQAVENMEDVVMAFDGVMVARGDLAVEYPLEKVPMVQKRLIELCRRNAKPVIVATQMMESMITNSRPTRAEASDVANAILDGADAVMLSAESSVGAYPIETVKTMSKIVAAAEQELLSKGLQPLVPGKKPRTQGGSVARAACEIADFLGGKGLVAFTQSGDTARRLCRYRAAQPIVAFTTDESTRNQLTLSWGVEPHVVPFVNSTDEMVDLVDQEMVKLGRFTEGDVVVITAGSPPGVPGTTNMVRVHHLGEGTRGN
- a CDS encoding acetate kinase codes for the protein MSSTHPSPAPASRVLVLNSGSSSVKYQLLDMRDERRLAAGLVERIGEQTSRLKHTPLHIGGESRERTGPIADHEAALKAVAEELAADGLGLDSPELAAIGHRVVHGGKHFTAPTVIDDTVLAEIERLIPVAPLHNPANLTGIRTARALRPDLPQVAVFDTAFHTTMPEAAARYAIDVETADAHRIRRYGFHGTSHAYVSRATAKLLGKDPSEVNVIVLHLGNGASASAVRGGRCVDTSMGLTPLEGLVMGTRSGDMDPAVIFHLMRVGGMSADEIDALLNKKSGLIGLCGDNDMREIHRRIDEGDERAQLAFDIYIHRLKKYIGAYYAVLGRVDAVAFTAGVGENAAPVREAAVAGLEELGLAVDGELNAVRADEPRLISPEYARVAVAVVPTDEELEIATQTYALVGKKS
- the pta gene encoding phosphate acetyltransferase; protein product: MTRSVYVTGIDRGDGRQVVELGVMELLTRQVDRVGVFRPLVHDGPDRLFELLRARYRLSQDPATVYGMDYQRASALQAEQGTDELVSALVDRFHLVARDYDVVLVLGTDFADTQLPDELSLNARLANEFGASVIPVVGGRKQAAEAVLAETRNAFRAYDGLGCDVLAMVANRVAREDRDEIAGQLADRLPVPCWVLPDEPALSAPTVAQIAHTLGAKVVLGDDAGLARDALDFVFGGAMLPNFLGALTPGCLVVTPGDRADLVVGSLAAHSAGTPPIAGVLLTLNEVPGDDILTLAARLAPGTPVLSVPGNSFPTAERLFSLEGKLNAATPRKAETALGLFERYTDTADLVRRVSAPSSGRVTPMMFEHKLLERARSDKRRVVLPEGTEERVLHAAEVLLRRGVCDLTLLGPVDQIRKKAADLGIDLGDSQLIDPATAELRDGFAERYAALRAHKGVTVELAYDVVSDVNYFGTLMVQEGLADGMVSGSVHSTAATIRPAFEIIKTRPDASIVSSVFFMCLADKVLVYGDCAVNPAPNAEQLADIAVQSATTAAQFGVEPRIAMLSYSTGTSGSGADVDKVREATEIVRARRPDLKIEGPIQYDAAVEPTVAATKLPGSEVAGQATVLVFPDLNTGNNTYKAVQRSAGAIAVGPVLQGLRKPVNDLSRGALVQDIVNTVAITAIQAQQAPAQQSPSEKASAQ
- a CDS encoding ATP-dependent 6-phosphofructokinase, with product MRIGVLTAGGDCPGLNAVIRSVVHRAVAQYDDEVIGFEDGYAGLLDGRYRSLDLNAVSGILARGGTILGSSRLERDRLREACENAADIARDFGIDALIPIGGEGTLTAARMLSDAGLPVVGVPKTIDNDISSTDRTFGFDTAVGVATEAMDRLKTTAESHQRVMVVEVMGRHAGWIALESGMAAGAHGICLPERPFDPADLVKMVEERFARGKKFAVICVAEGAHPAEGTMDYGKGAIDQYGHERFQGIGTALAHELERRLGKEAKPVILGHVQRGGTPTAYDRVLATRFGWHAVEAAHRGDFGKMTALRGTDVVMVPLAEAVTELKTVPTYRMDEAESVF